The DNA segment CTAGCGGAGGGTCGCTGCGCGGGCGCGCAGGTCGTCGTGCAGGCCGCCGTAGGCCGAGGCCCGGGGCAGCAGGGACTTGCGCGCCTTGACGACGGCGCTGTAGTTCGCGTCGACGACGTTGGCGATCGGGACCTCGGTGATCTGCGACAGCAGCTGGTAGGCGTCCATCGGGGCCAGGCCGTACAGCTCCCCGAACCAGCGGACGAGCTCGACCTGGCCGATCCGCCAGGCGTCCTCGAGCGGGCGGCTGGAGCCGACGGTCATCCAGTGGGTGTCGTCCTCGAGCCGGGGCCAGGCGGGTGCGCCGCCCTTGACCAGGTCCACGATCAGCGTCGTCGTCATGGCGCCCTCGACGGCGGTGCCGCAGGCCTCCCCCTCGCCCTGGCGGTAGTGCCCGTCCCCGAGGGAGAACAGCGCCCCCTCGACGAAGACCGGCAGGAAGCAGGTGGTGCCCGCCCGCATCTGCGGGGTGTCCATGTTGCCGCCGAAGCGCTCGGGCACCAGCGAGCTGCGCGCCTCTCCCCCCGGCGGCGCGACGCCCACCGTGCCGAGCATCGGCTCGACCGGCAGGTCCACCGAGAAGTCGCTGGAGCCGGCCACGAAGGTGACCGTGTTGCGGACGCGGTCCAGCTCGTAGATCCAGGTCGTGTCCGGCAGCGGGTCCTGCAGGGTGGCCACCCGGTCGGTGCTGGTGAGCCCGCCGAAGAACGGGATGGCGGCCGACGCACCCCAGTCCCGGGCCGGCTCGAGCGCCACGAGGTGCACCGCCAGGATGTCGCCGGGTTCGGCGCCCTCGACGTAGAACGGGCCGGTCTGCGGGTTCACGAAGCGCAGGTCGACCTTCTCGCTGGAGAGGTCCGCCACCGAGCGCAGCGCGCCGCCGAACGCGTCGTCGGACCACAGCCGCATCGCCGTCCCGGGCCGCACCCGCATCAGCGGCGCGACGCCGCCGAAGGTGTAGGCGTACTGCTCAGGGGACGGGGTGACCTCGACGACGTCCATGACGCACCTTAGGACGACGGGCAAGCGCAGGTCAGGGGCGCAACCGGGCCCGCTCCGGGGTCAGCTCGGCGACGCCGGCGACCCCCAGCAGCTGCATCGTGCGGGTCACCTCCCTGGTCAGGATGTCCGCCGCGCGCTGCACCCCGCGCTCCCCGCCGGCCATCAGGCCGTACAGGTAGGCCCGGCCGACCAGGCAGGCCCGCGCCCCGAGGGCGACCGCGGCGACCACGTCGGCGCCGTCGAGGACGCCGCCGTCCACGTACACCTCCGCCCGGTCCCC comes from the Modestobacter italicus genome and includes:
- a CDS encoding acetamidase/formamidase family protein yields the protein MDVVEVTPSPEQYAYTFGGVAPLMRVRPGTAMRLWSDDAFGGALRSVADLSSEKVDLRFVNPQTGPFYVEGAEPGDILAVHLVALEPARDWGASAAIPFFGGLTSTDRVATLQDPLPDTTWIYELDRVRNTVTFVAGSSDFSVDLPVEPMLGTVGVAPPGGEARSSLVPERFGGNMDTPQMRAGTTCFLPVFVEGALFSLGDGHYRQGEGEACGTAVEGAMTTTLIVDLVKGGAPAWPRLEDDTHWMTVGSSRPLEDAWRIGQVELVRWFGELYGLAPMDAYQLLSQITEVPIANVVDANYSAVVKARKSLLPRASAYGGLHDDLRARAATLR